In a single window of the Candidatus Kaiserbacteria bacterium genome:
- the dnaK gene encoding molecular chaperone DnaK, giving the protein MAKILGIDLGTTNSAMAIIEGSEPTIIENAEGNRTTPSIVAISKTGERLVGQIAKRQAVTNPKNTIYGIKRFMGHNFDEKVVQSDKGIVPYEVREGSDKGVVVHMGEKDYRPEEVSAMILSKMKADAEAKLGEKITEAVITVPAYFNDAQRKATQDAGKIAGLDVKRIINEPTAAALAYGFNKKKEEKIVVFDFGGGTFDVTVLEVGDDVIEVQSTDGDAHMGGRDIDQKIVRHFIAEFKSLEGIDLGKDALALQRLDEAAEKAKHELSSTGEAEINIPFITSDANGPKHLLLKLTRAKLEEIAHEYIDRSIEITKRALEASGLKKEEIDEIILVGGQTRMPRIVERVKELFGKEPNKTVNPDEVVALGAAIQAGILQGDVHDITLVDVIPLSLGIETMGGVSTKLVEKNTHIPTKREQIFSTAADNQTSVEIHITQGERPMAGDNKSLGRFILDGIPPAPRGMPQVEVIFDVDANGVLNVIAKDKSTGKEQKIRIEANSGLTPSDIERMKQEAEAHAGEDEKKKQLIESRNLADQMIYTAEKSLIDHKDAITPELKAGVEEKVKALREVKDKDDNEAIKTKTQELSSEMQKIGEAMQKQPPQESAAQPEQKPDEGNIRDAESGEKPTN; this is encoded by the coding sequence ATGGCAAAAATTCTTGGTATTGACCTTGGCACAACCAACTCAGCAATGGCGATTATTGAAGGCAGCGAGCCGACGATAATCGAAAACGCGGAGGGTAATCGCACCACACCATCCATTGTTGCTATTTCCAAAACTGGAGAGCGTCTTGTGGGACAAATTGCAAAACGACAGGCGGTCACCAACCCAAAAAATACCATCTACGGTATTAAGCGCTTTATGGGTCACAACTTTGACGAGAAGGTAGTTCAGAGCGACAAAGGAATTGTCCCATATGAAGTAAGAGAGGGAAGTGACAAAGGTGTCGTGGTGCACATGGGAGAGAAAGACTACCGCCCTGAAGAAGTTTCTGCAATGATCCTTTCAAAAATGAAAGCAGATGCAGAGGCGAAACTTGGTGAAAAAATTACTGAGGCAGTTATAACGGTGCCTGCCTACTTTAACGACGCACAAAGAAAGGCAACGCAGGATGCAGGAAAGATTGCTGGTCTCGACGTAAAACGCATCATTAACGAGCCAACTGCAGCAGCCCTCGCATACGGTTTTAATAAAAAGAAAGAGGAGAAAATTGTGGTATTTGACTTTGGAGGCGGTACCTTTGACGTTACCGTACTTGAAGTAGGTGATGACGTGATTGAGGTACAGTCGACTGATGGTGATGCGCACATGGGCGGCCGCGACATCGATCAAAAAATTGTTCGTCATTTTATTGCTGAGTTTAAGAGTCTTGAAGGCATCGACCTTGGCAAAGATGCGCTCGCACTCCAGCGTCTTGATGAAGCAGCAGAAAAAGCAAAACATGAACTTTCTTCAACAGGCGAAGCGGAAATAAATATCCCCTTCATCACCTCAGACGCCAATGGTCCTAAACACCTTCTCTTGAAGCTCACTCGTGCAAAACTCGAAGAAATTGCACACGAATACATCGATCGCTCAATCGAGATTACAAAGCGCGCACTCGAAGCATCCGGACTTAAAAAAGAAGAGATTGATGAAATCATTCTTGTGGGAGGGCAGACACGTATGCCCCGTATCGTCGAGCGTGTAAAAGAACTCTTTGGAAAGGAGCCAAACAAAACGGTAAATCCAGACGAGGTAGTAGCGCTCGGTGCGGCTATCCAAGCAGGTATCCTGCAAGGCGATGTGCACGACATCACGCTCGTGGATGTGATTCCACTTTCACTCGGTATCGAAACTATGGGTGGTGTGTCCACAAAATTGGTAGAGAAAAACACGCACATTCCCACCAAGCGAGAACAAATTTTTTCTACTGCTGCTGACAATCAAACATCAGTAGAGATTCACATTACACAAGGAGAACGCCCAATGGCAGGGGACAACAAATCACTCGGTCGCTTTATCCTCGATGGTATCCCACCTGCGCCTCGTGGCATGCCGCAGGTAGAGGTTATCTTTGATGTTGACGCCAATGGTGTACTTAATGTAATTGCAAAAGACAAGTCAACCGGCAAAGAACAGAAAATTCGTATTGAGGCAAACTCTGGTCTCACCCCTTCTGACATCGAGCGTATGAAACAAGAGGCAGAAGCACACGCTGGTGAGGACGAGAAAAAGAAGCAACTCATTGAATCACGCAACTTGGCTGATCAAATGATATACACTGCAGAAAAATCGCTTATCGACCACAAAGATGCTATTACTCCAGAACTCAAAGCAGGCGTCGAAGAGAAAGTGAAGGCGCTCCGTGAGGTCAAGGATAAAGACGACAACGAGGCAATCAAAACAAAAACGCAAGAACTTTCCTCAGAAATGCAGAAGATTGGTGAAGCAATGCAAAAACAACCACCACAGGAAAGTGCTGCGCAACCAGAACAAAAACCCGACGA
- a CDS encoding nucleotide exchange factor GrpE: MVHTHDKDEEEEIVTEDDTIPQDSEMDLEDEEEQLSDKLNNLRRKLAVCEAEKQKHLEELQRTRADFLNSRRRLEEQVVRDKERATDKILVELLILADSFDIAMNDKEWASVDAKWRSGVEAIQATLASLLRQYQVASQDPVGSSFNPEEHEAVLNTPVTDETQIDTVIAVLQKGYKRGDHIIRPARVVVGTE; encoded by the coding sequence ATGGTACATACACATGATAAAGACGAGGAGGAAGAGATTGTTACGGAGGATGACACTATACCTCAAGATTCCGAAATGGATTTAGAAGATGAGGAAGAGCAACTCAGTGATAAGTTAAATAACCTGCGCAGAAAACTTGCCGTATGTGAAGCAGAGAAGCAGAAGCATCTAGAAGAATTGCAAAGAACACGCGCCGATTTCCTCAACAGCAGACGTCGTCTCGAGGAACAGGTGGTGCGCGACAAAGAACGCGCAACCGACAAGATACTCGTGGAGTTACTTATCCTTGCGGACAGTTTCGACATAGCGATGAACGATAAGGAATGGGCTTCTGTCGACGCCAAATGGCGGTCAGGTGTAGAGGCCATCCAGGCCACACTCGCATCACTCCTCAGACAATACCAGGTGGCATCACAAGACCCCGTTGGCTCATCCTTTAATCCCGAAGAGCATGAAGCGGTCTTGAATACACCGGTCACCGATGAGACACAGATAGATACCGTCATCGCAGTACTGCAGAAGGGATACAAGCGCGGCGACCACATCATCAGACCCGCACGTGTCGTTGTCGGCACTGAATAA